The DNA sequence aaatgtggacaTTAGGCACACCATAAGGCTCTTCATCGAATTCATCCAAAAATCCAACAAGAACTATTAAGTAGTCATCTGTGGATGGGTCATACCCAAAACCATATAGAAAATAATACTCTgttgaatcaaatttcaaattggATAACCGTTTGTGTACACCTGTTGATGGATTCCACAGAATGAGATAGTTCTCATACCTCGTCTTGTTGTGCAAAAGTATGAGCCCTCTGCATGAACCCAAAATCTGATGCTTGGTACCATAAATCTTATATTTGCCCCAATTGCGTGGGGATGATGGAAGAGGGAGAGGTAAATTCACTGCACTGGAATTCTCTACATCAATGGATTCGAcaaaaaaaggatttgacctgCGAAGGAGTCTATGGGAGGGTGATGCAGCAAACTCAAAATGGGAAATGCAGAATTAGGTATTGGAAATAAGAGCATGCCATACCTTACACACAATTCAATTGCAAGAGAGATTTCACCCGCAATCTCCGAAGAATTTCTCGAATCAACTCCAGAGGAAGAGTGTGGCACTGCATGCTCCTTTCACGCTCAGACACACAGATACGGAACGCAATATAGCAGTATCTACAAGGTTGTTACTTCCTGAACCTCCAAGTTGCTTACTGCACCCTTTTTTGGTGGCTCTAGCAACTAGAGAACGTGATCGGCAACGGCGAGAACGACAATGACTAGAGAGGGACATCAACAAGGCTCTACCACGAGACACCAACGGCGGTGACCATAGGGCGTGCCAAACCCAATTTCTAGTAtgattttctcttctcttttttcatattcattactaattcaataaaataataactttttctATTTACAAATAGGATGACATTGATTTTTTACCTTGACTTTCTTTTGACGTTGCAGTCACCATTCCACGTACTAGATCGACATTATACAAATGGTAAATAATAACCATTGgattaaaattaacaatttagaTGAATATTAACAAAACTCACCTTTtcacttttacaattttatttcacATATTTTTACTCACATTAAAcaccgaaaaaccaaaaagttcCTTCTCTTTGCAACTTCTTTCTTGCTATCTTACTATGACTTCCAAGTTAAGAAATTGAATGGCACACATATTTATTGAGTTGCTTCTCTATCTCCCACCTCACGGATGCTTTGCTTCTTCCTTTTCACCATTTATATCCATGTAGAACCCAGTGATCATCTAAAACAGAGGTGGTGGAATGGTGGGAGATAGAGAAACAAGTCAATAAATCATGTGTGTCCTTCAATTTCTTAGCTTGGAAGCCATAGTAAGATAGACAGAAAGGAGTTGCAAAAGAAAACAACCTTTGACTTCCACAAGTGATAAGTTTAATGTGAGTTAAAAAATGTGAAGTAAAATTGTAACAGTAAAACAATGAGTTTTGTTAAAATTCAtcctaattattaattttaatccaacaattattatttatttaaattgagattctgcagttttttataaattaagggGGTGTAGATCTcctcaatttataaaaaactacaaattctcaatttaaataaataataaccatTGGATTAAAATTAATAGTTCAGATGAATATTAACAAAACTCACCTTTTCACTTTTACAATTTTACTTCACATATTTTTTACTCACATTAAACGCCGAAACCGAAAAGTTGCTTCCATTTGCAACTTCTTTCTTGCTATCTTACTATGGCTTCCAAGTTAAGAAATTGAAGGGCACATATTTATTGAGTTGCTTCTCTATCTCCCACCTCATAGATGCTTTGCTTCTTTTTCACCATTTAAATCATGTAGAACCAGTGATCATCTAAAACAGAGGTGGTGGAATGGTGGGAGATAGAGAAACAAGTATATAAATCATGCGTGTCCTTCAATTTCTTAGCTTGGAAGCCATAGTAAGATAGCCAGGAAGGAGTTGCAAAAGAAAACAACGTTTGAGTTCCACAAGTGATAAGTTTAATGTGAGTTAAAAAATATGTGAAGTAAAATTGTAAAAGTGAAACAATGAGTTTTGTTAAAATTCAtcctaattattaattttaatcaaacaattattatttatttaaattgagattctgcagttttttataaattaagggggagtggatctcctcaattataaaaaactacaaattctcaatttaaataaataataaccattgaattaaaattaatagttcAGATGAATATTAACAAAACTCACCTTTTCACTTTTACAATTTTACTTCACATATTTTTTACTCACATTAAACGCCGAAACCGAAAAGTTGCTTCTGTTTGCAACTTCTTTCTTGCTATCTTACTATGGCTTCCAAGTTAGAAATTAAAGGCACACATATTTATTGAGTTGCTTCTCTATCTCCCACCTCAGGATGCTTTGCTTCTTCCTTTTCACCATTATATCATGTAGAACCAGTGATCATCTAAAACAGAGGTGGTGGAATGGTGGGAGATAGAGAAACAATCAATAAATCATGTGTGTCCTTCAATTTCTTAGCTGGAAGCCATAGTAAGATAGCCAGAAAGGAGTTGCAAAAGAAAACAACTTTGACTTCCACAAGTGATAAGTTTAATGTGAGTTAAAAAATGTGAAGTAAAATTGTAACAGTAAACAATGAGTTTTGTTAAAATTCAtcctaattattaattttaatccaacaattattatttatttaaattgagattctgcagttttttataaattaagggggtggatctcctcaatttataaaaactacaaattctcaatttaaataaataataaccatTGGATTAAAATTAATAGTTCAGATGAATATTAACAAAACTCACCTTTTCACTTTTACAATTTTACTTCACATATTTTTTACTCACATTAAACGCCGAAACCGAAAAGTTGCTTCCATTTGCAACTTCTTTCTTGCTATCTTACTATGGCTTCCAAGTTAAGAAATTGAAGGCACATATTTATTGAGTTGCTTCTCTATCTCCCACCTCATAGATGCTTTGCTTCTTTTTCACCATTTAAATCATGTAGAACCAGTGATCATCTAAAACAGAGGTGGTGGAATGGTGGGAGATAGAGAAACAAGTATATAAATCATGCGTGTCCTTCAATTCTTAGCTTGGAAGCCATAGTAAGATAGCCAGGAAGGAGTTGCAAAAGAAAACAACGTTTGAGTTCCACAAGTGATAAGTTTAATGTGAGTTAAAAAATATGTGAAGTAAAATTGTAAAAGTGAAACAATGAGTTTTGTTAAAATTCatcctaattattattttaatcaaacaattatatttattaaattgagATTCTgcagtttttataaattaaggggagtggatctcctcaatttataaaaaactacaaattctcaatttaaataaataataaccattgaattaaattaatagttCAGATGAATATTAACAAAACTCACCTTTTCACTTCACAATTTTACTTCACATATTTTTTACTCACATTAAACGCCGAACCGAAAAGTTGCTTCCGTTTGCAACTTCTTTCTTGCTATCTTACTATGGCTTCCAAGTTAGGAAATTAAAGGGCACACATATTTATTGAGTTGCTTCTCTATCTCCCACCTCATGGATGCTTTGCTTCTTCCTTTTCACCATTTATATCATGTAGAACCAGTGATCATCTAAAACATAGGTGGTGGAATGGTGGGAGATAGAGAAACAACTCAATAAACCATGTGTGTCCTTCAATTTCTTAGCTTGGAAGCCATAGTAAGATAGCCAGAAAGGAGTTGCAAAAGAAACAACGTTTCAGTTCCACAAGTGATAAGTTTAATGTGACTTAAAAAATATGTGAAGTAAATTGTAAAAGTGAAACAATGAGTTTTGTTAAAATTCAtcctaattattaattttaatccaacaattattatttatttaaattgagattctgcagttttttataaattaagggggagtggatctcctcaatttataaaaaactacaaattctcaatttaaataaataataaccatTGGATTAAATTAATAGTTCAGATGAATATTAACAAAACTCACCTTttcacttttataattttacttcaCATATTTTTACTCACATTAAACGCCGAAACCGAAAAGTTGCTTCCGTTTGCAActtctttctttctatcttACTATGGCTTCCAAGTTAAGAAATTGAAGGCACACATATTTATTGAGTTGCTTCTCTATCTCCCACCTCATGGATGCTTTGCTTCTTCCTTTTCACCATTTATATCATGTAGAACCAGTGATCATCTAAAACAGAGGTGGTGGAATGGTGGGAGATAGAGAAACAAGTCAATAAACCATGCGTGTCCTTCAATTTCTTAGCTTGGAAGCCATAGTAAGATAGCCAGGAAGGAGTtgcaaaagaaaacaacatttGAGTTCCACAAGTGATAAGTTTAAtgtgagttaaaaaaatatgtgaagTAAAATTGTAAAAGTGAAACAATGAGTTTTGTTAAAATTCAtcctaattattaattttaatccatgcagttttttataaattaagggggtgtggatctcctcaatttataaaaaactacaaattctcaatttaaataaataataaccattgaattaaaattaatagttcAGATGAATATTAACAAAACTCACCTTTTCACTTTTACAATTTTACTTCACATATTTTTTACTCACATTAAACGCCGAACCCGAAAAGTTGCTTCTGTTTGCAACTTCTTTCTTGCTATCTTACTATGGCTTCCAAGTTAGGAAATTAAAGGGCACACATATTTATTGAGTTGCTTCTCTATCTCCCACCTCATGGATGCTTGCTTCTTCCTTTTCACCATTTATATCATGTAGAACCAGTGATCATCTAAAACATAGGTGGTGGAATGGTGGAGATAGAGAAACAACTCAATAACCATGTGTGTCCTTCAATTTCTTAGCTTGGAAGCCATAGTAAGATAGCCAGAAAGGAGTTGCAAAAGAAAACAACGTTTGAGTTCCACAAGTGATAAGTTTAATGTGAGTTAAAAAATATGTGAAGTAAAATTGTAAAAGTGAAACAATGAGTTTTGTTAAAATTCAtcctaattattaattttaatccaacaatattatttatttaaattgagattctgcagttttttataaattaagggagtggatctcctcaatttataaaaaactacaaattctcaattaaataaataataaccattgaattaaaattaatagttcAGATGAATATTAACAAAACTCACCTTTTCACTTTTACAATTTTACTTCACATATTTTTACTCACATTAAACGTCGAAACCGAAAAGTTGCTTGCGTTGCAACTTCTTCTTGCTATCTTACTATGCTTCCAAGTTAAGAAATTGAGGGCACATATTTATTGAGTTGCTTCTCTATCTCCCACCTCATAGATGCTTTGCTTGTTTTTCACCATTTAAATCATGTAGAACCAGTGATCATCTAAAACAGAGTGGTGGAATGGTGGGAGATAGAGAAACAAGTATATAAATCATGCGTGTCCTTCAATTCTTAGCTTGGAAGCCATAGTAAGATAGCCAGGAAGGAGTTGCAAAAGAAAACAACGTTTGAGTTCCACAAGTGATAAGTTTAATGTGAGTTAAAAATATGTGAAGTAAAATTGTAAAAGTGAAACAATGAGTTTGATAAATTCAtcctaattattaattttaatccaacaattattatttatttaaattgagattctgcagtttttataaattaagggGTGTAGATCTCCTCAATTTATAAAAACTACAAATtctcaatttaaataaataataaccatTGGATTAAAATTAATAGTTCAGATGAATATAACAAAACTCACCTTTTCACTTTTACAATTTTACTTCACATATTTTTACTCACATTAAACGC is a window from the Glycine max cultivar Williams 82 chromosome 2, Glycine_max_v4.0, whole genome shotgun sequence genome containing:
- the LOC100786992 gene encoding F-box/kelch-repeat protein At3g06240, which translates into the protein MSLSSHCRSRRCRSRSLVARATKKGCSKQLGGSGSNNLVDTAILRSFAASPSHRLLRRSNPFFVESIDVENSSAVNLPLPLPSSPRNWGKYKIYGTKHQILGSCRGLILLHNKTRYENYLILWNPSTGVHKRLSNLKFDSTEYYFLYGFGYDPSTDDYLIVLVGFLDEFDEEPYGVPNVHIFSFKTNSWEEDSVRVPNEIFHGKFRSGSLLNETLHWLVLCKNQNVPVVVAFDLMQRTVTESWSFSQIPLLDH